A DNA window from Zonotrichia albicollis isolate bZonAlb1 chromosome 2, bZonAlb1.hap1, whole genome shotgun sequence contains the following coding sequences:
- the RNF149 gene encoding E3 ubiquitin-protein ligase RNF149 isoform X1 — MPRGGAAWPGPLLALSRGGRAPPRAAPRVPARRGAAAGQSAPTAAVAERPAHASPVRGGGGRAMVRRARLALVAAALVALGVPPPPCAGARALEWYTAWVSTAYVEPLSNRTVHGSTESGRYGDSSPKESARGHVGIPRGASPRHMEGCAPDTDYDVPLPPGGRGTPEGDPPTWIALVARGGCTFKDKVTNAARKRAAAVVIYNEARFGNSTVSMSHLGTGNTVVIMVGYPKGIEILEPVRRGIPVTMSIVVGTRHVQEYISGQSVVFVAIAFITMMIISLAWLIFYYIQRFLYTGSQFGNQGHRKETKRAISQLQLHTVKRGEKGLDVDVENCAVCIENYKLKDTVRILPCKHIFHRTCIDPWLLDHRTCPMCKLDVIKALGYWHQKREMKTHAGDPEDVLEVPIPESISGSVSVGSLSIALQDDDRNEVSELSASSTNESVLQCTSLKEDAGETTALLDVDASNNRHGEHLSNGNSH; from the exons AtgccgcggggcggggcggcctGGCCCGGCCCCCTGCTCGCCCTCAGCCGCGGCGGGCGGGCTCCGCCCCGGGCGGCACCGCGGGTACCTGCGCGGcgcggggcggccgcggggcaGAGTGCGCCGACGGCGGCGGTGGCCGAGCGACCTGCGCACGCTTCTCCTGtccgcggcgggggcggccgggccATGGTGCGtcgcgcccggctggcgctggtGGCGGCGGCGCTGGTGGCGCTGGgggtgccgccgccgccgtgcGCGGGCGCCCGGGCGCTGGAGTGGTACACGGCGTGGGTGAGCACGGCCTACGTGGAGCCGCTCAGCAACCGCACGGTGCACGGCAGCACGGAGAGCGGCCGCTACGGGGACAGCTCGCCCAAGGAGAGCGCTCGGGGCCATGTGGGCATTCCCCGCGGCGCCTCGCCCCGCCACATGGAGGGCTGCGCCCCCGACACCGACTACGACGTGCCGCTGCCTCCCGGTGGCCGCGGGACCCCCGAGGGCGACCCGCCGACCTGGATCGCCCTGGTGGCCCGCGGCGGCTGCACTTTCAAGGACAAGGTCACCAACGCGGCGCGGAAGCGGGCGGCCGCTGTGGTCATCTACAACGAGGCCCGGTTCGGCAACAGCACCGTCTCCATGTCCCACCTGG ggacaggaaatACAGTGGTGATAATGGTTGGCTATCCAAAAGGAATAGAGATACTGGAGCCAGTCCGAAGAGGGATTCCAGTGACGATGAGCATTGTTGTTGGCACACGACATGTGCAGGAATACATTAGTGGGCAATCAGTTGTGTTTGTAGCCATTGCCTTCATCACCATGATGATTATATCCCTTGCCTGGCTCATCTTTTACTACATACAGCGTTTCCTCTATACGGGATCACAGTTTGGAAACCAG GGGCATagaaaagaaaccaagagagcCATCAGCCAGCTTCAGCTGCATACAGTGAAACGTGGAGAAAAG GGTTTAGATGTTGATGTGGAAAACTGTGCTGTGTGTATTGAGAACTACAAACTGAAGGACACTGTCCGAATTCTGCCATGCAA gCACATCTTCCATAGAACATGCATTGATCCTTGGCTTTTGGACCACCGAACTTGTCCAATGTGTAAACTAGATGTTATCAAAGCTCTGGGATACTGG CACCAGAAAAGAGAGATGAAGACACATGCG GGGGACCCTGAAGATGTACTTGAAGTCCCAATACCTGAATCCATAAGTGGCAGCGTTTCAGTCGGAAGTCTGAGTATTGCTTTGCAAGATGATGACAGAAACGAAGTGAGCGAATTGTCAGCTTCCTCCACTAATGAGTCTGTATTGCAGTGTACCAGCTTAAAAGAGGATGCAGGGGAAACCACAGCATTGCTTG ATGTGGATGCCAGTAATAACCGGCATGGAGAACATCTATCTAATGGAAATTCCCACTGA
- the RNF149 gene encoding E3 ubiquitin-protein ligase RNF149 isoform X2: protein MPRGGAAWPGPLLALSRGGRAPPRAAPRVPARRGAAAGQSAPTAAVAERPAHASPVRGGGGRAMVRRARLALVAAALVALGVPPPPCAGARALEWYTAWVSTAYVEPLSNRTVHGSTESGRYGDSSPKESARGHVGIPRGASPRHMEGCAPDTDYDVPLPPGGRGTPEGDPPTWIALVARGGCTFKDKVTNAARKRAAAVVIYNEARFGNSTVSMSHLGTGNTVVIMVGYPKGIEILEPVRRGIPVTMSIVVGTRHVQEYISGQSVVFVAIAFITMMIISLAWLIFYYIQRFLYTGSQFGNQGHRKETKRAISQLQLHTVKRGEKGLDVDVENCAVCIENYKLKDTVRILPCKHIFHRTCIDPWLLDHRTCPMCKLDVIKALGYWGDPEDVLEVPIPESISGSVSVGSLSIALQDDDRNEVSELSASSTNESVLQCTSLKEDAGETTALLDVDASNNRHGEHLSNGNSH, encoded by the exons AtgccgcggggcggggcggcctGGCCCGGCCCCCTGCTCGCCCTCAGCCGCGGCGGGCGGGCTCCGCCCCGGGCGGCACCGCGGGTACCTGCGCGGcgcggggcggccgcggggcaGAGTGCGCCGACGGCGGCGGTGGCCGAGCGACCTGCGCACGCTTCTCCTGtccgcggcgggggcggccgggccATGGTGCGtcgcgcccggctggcgctggtGGCGGCGGCGCTGGTGGCGCTGGgggtgccgccgccgccgtgcGCGGGCGCCCGGGCGCTGGAGTGGTACACGGCGTGGGTGAGCACGGCCTACGTGGAGCCGCTCAGCAACCGCACGGTGCACGGCAGCACGGAGAGCGGCCGCTACGGGGACAGCTCGCCCAAGGAGAGCGCTCGGGGCCATGTGGGCATTCCCCGCGGCGCCTCGCCCCGCCACATGGAGGGCTGCGCCCCCGACACCGACTACGACGTGCCGCTGCCTCCCGGTGGCCGCGGGACCCCCGAGGGCGACCCGCCGACCTGGATCGCCCTGGTGGCCCGCGGCGGCTGCACTTTCAAGGACAAGGTCACCAACGCGGCGCGGAAGCGGGCGGCCGCTGTGGTCATCTACAACGAGGCCCGGTTCGGCAACAGCACCGTCTCCATGTCCCACCTGG ggacaggaaatACAGTGGTGATAATGGTTGGCTATCCAAAAGGAATAGAGATACTGGAGCCAGTCCGAAGAGGGATTCCAGTGACGATGAGCATTGTTGTTGGCACACGACATGTGCAGGAATACATTAGTGGGCAATCAGTTGTGTTTGTAGCCATTGCCTTCATCACCATGATGATTATATCCCTTGCCTGGCTCATCTTTTACTACATACAGCGTTTCCTCTATACGGGATCACAGTTTGGAAACCAG GGGCATagaaaagaaaccaagagagcCATCAGCCAGCTTCAGCTGCATACAGTGAAACGTGGAGAAAAG GGTTTAGATGTTGATGTGGAAAACTGTGCTGTGTGTATTGAGAACTACAAACTGAAGGACACTGTCCGAATTCTGCCATGCAA gCACATCTTCCATAGAACATGCATTGATCCTTGGCTTTTGGACCACCGAACTTGTCCAATGTGTAAACTAGATGTTATCAAAGCTCTGGGATACTGG GGGGACCCTGAAGATGTACTTGAAGTCCCAATACCTGAATCCATAAGTGGCAGCGTTTCAGTCGGAAGTCTGAGTATTGCTTTGCAAGATGATGACAGAAACGAAGTGAGCGAATTGTCAGCTTCCTCCACTAATGAGTCTGTATTGCAGTGTACCAGCTTAAAAGAGGATGCAGGGGAAACCACAGCATTGCTTG ATGTGGATGCCAGTAATAACCGGCATGGAGAACATCTATCTAATGGAAATTCCCACTGA